The genomic window TACCGCCCCAGGGCCCACAGTTCATCGGCCGCTGAGCGCCCCGTGAGGGGCGCGGAGGATCCCGGGCTCAGAGGGTGAACCGGCCAGGACCGGCGTCAGCGCTCGGCCTTGGTCTTGTAACCCCGTCCCCACTGCAACCCCCACCCATACAACCGATCAAGCTCCGCCTGGAAGCCATAGACGAACTTCACTTCCCGGCGGACGACGATCTCCCCCTTGACGTTCTCGATCATCACCACCGCACACGACCGGGCCTGCGGGTGCCTCTCATCCAGGCCTATCTCGATCCGCGGCCCATTGCTCGGATACAGCGTCACGATCGCGTGCGTACGGTCGAACGCCGGCGTCTGGTCGTAGATGTAGACGAACACCAGCATCCGCTTGAAGTTGTCCCGGTGATCGAGGTTGATGTACATCGTCTCGCCGGACCCCGACCCGAACCGGTCGTCCCCGCTGAGCCGCATGTACGGCGGTTCGTTGATGTCACCGAGGAAGCCGCCCAGCGGCTGCACGACCCCCTTCGTCCCGTCGGCCAGCTCATACAGACAGCCGAGGTCGAGGTCGACGTTCACCATGCTCTGGCTGTGCGCCTGGACCTCCTCCGGCCGCAACGCCTTGAAGGGGTGCCGGAGCACACTCTGCCGCTTCATCCCGCCGATGTCGGACGTCCGCATCCGCCAGGACAGATTGACGCGCAAGTGCCCCGCCGCGGCGTTCTGCTTGCTGAGGGACACCTTCTGATGCCGCTTGGTCAGCTCGATCGCGTTGGTCGCCGCGTTGCCCGCGTCGAACTCCGAGGGCCGCCCGCGCCAGAGGTTGTCCAGGAAACTCATGCCCGCCCCACAACTGCCGTGTCGTCGCGTCAACCACCACGGGGCGGCCGACGGAGGACGAGTCCTCGTCGGCCGCCCCGCTCAGAGCGTTCCCTCACCCGGAGGGCCGTCACACTCCGGAACCGGTCACACCGGCCCGGTGTTCCGGGTCACACCCCGGAGGAGACCTCCTCCTTGGAGGCGTCAGCTTTTCCCTCCGCGGCCGCCAGCGCCTTGTTGCGGCGGACGGAGGACCAGAAGGACCAGCCGATCAGGATCACACCGATGGAACCGGTGATGAACTCGTTGATCTCGTACTGGATGGTGACGAGGAGGATCGCGGCCAGGGCGCCGATCGCGTAGTGCGCGCCGTGCTCCAGGTAGACGTAGTCGTCGAGGGTGCCCTGGCGGACCAGGTACACGGTCAGCGACCGGACGTACATCGCGCCGATACCGAGGCCCAGCGCCATCAGGACGATGTCGTTGGTGATGGCGAAGGCGCCGATGACACCGTCGAAGGAGAAGGACGCGTCCAGGACCTCCAGGTAGAGGAACATGAAGAACGCGGCCTTGCCCGCGAGGGCGACGGCCGAACGCGGCTTGCCCGTACGCTCCGCCGCTTCCTCCTCCTCGTGCTCGCGCTCCTCCTCTTCCTCCAGCTTGCCCTCGAAGAAGCCGGAGAGACCGCCGACGACGAGATAGGTGATCAGGCCCGCGAGACCGGAGACCAGAACGGTCTGCGCCTTGTCGACGTGGGCGCCGCCGTGCTGGTGGGCGTTGGTCGCGAAGGTCATCGAGGTGATCAGCAGGACGATCATCGCGATGCAGGCCGACAGCATGTCGATCTTGCCGAGCTTGGACAGCGGACGCTCGAGCCAGCCCAGCCACTTGATGTCCCGGTCCTCGAAGATGAAGTCCAGGAAGATCATCAGCAGGAACATACCGCCGAAGGCCGCGATCGACGGGTGGGCGTCGGTCACGTACTGCTGGTACAGGTCCTTGTCGGTGAGCGCCAGATCGACGGCCTCGAGCGGACCCAGTTTGGCGCTGATGGCGACGATGACGACGGGGAAGACCAGCCGCATACCGAAGACGGCGATCAGGATGCCGATGGTGAGGAAGATCTTCTGCCAGAAGGCATTCATCTTCTTCAGGATCCCGGCGTTGACCACCGCGTTGTCGAAGGACAGCGAGATCTCCAGGACGGACAGGATCGCGACGACACCGAACGCCGCCCACCCACCGTAGAGAACTGCTGCTACCAAGCCGAGCGCGGTGACCGCGAACGACCAGCCGAAGGTTTTCAGAACCACTGGCTACCCAATCGTGTGTGTACGGGGTTCCCCCGCGCCGCGCGCGGCTTTACGAACTTTTGAACCCGAAGTCTAGTCGGGCACCCCTCGCACCCCACACGGCCCCGGCTTTTGCGCATATCGCGCTACGAGACATTGACTCCGAAGTCGAGTGCGATGCCCCGCAGACCGGACGCGTACCCCTGTCCCACAGCGCGGAACTTCCACTCTCCGCCGTAGCGGTAGACCTCGCCGAAGATCATCGCGGTCTCGGTGGAAGCGTCCTCGGAGAGGTCGTAGCGGGCGAGTTCCTGGCCGTCGGCCTGGTTGACCACGCGGATGAAGGCGTTGCTGACCTGGCCGAAGGCCTGGCCGCGGTTCTCCGCGTCATGGATGGAGACCGGGAAGACGATCTTGTCGACGGTGGCCGGCACCTTGGACAGGTCGACGATGAGCGACTCGTCGTCGCCGTCGCCCTCACCGGTGAGGTTGTCGCCGGTGTGCTCGACCGAGCCGTCGGGACTCTTGAGGTTGTTGTAGAAGACGAACCACTCGTCCCCCAGCACCCGGCCGCTCTGGCAGAGCAGTGCGCTGGCGTCGAGATCGAAAGGGGCTCCGGTGGTGGTCCGGACGTCCCAGCCGAGCCCGATCATCACCTGAGTGAGGTTCGGCGCGGCCTTGGAGAGGGAGACATTGCCTCCCTTGGCGAGTGTGACGCCCATGGTGCTGGTCCTCCCCGATTTTCGAGCTTCAGTTGCTCAGCTGTTCAGTTGTGGTCCTACGCGCGGGCCGCCCGCCCATGTCGTACGAGCGCGTCCGGCGCCGCGGTCGATGATGACAGCGGCGCCGGACGTGGTGAGCCCAGTGGGTCTTCCCCGGTGGCTCAGACGTTCACACCGAAGTCCTGGGCGATACCGCGCAGACCCGAGGCGTAGCCCTGGCCGATGGCGCGGAACTTCCACTCGGCGCCGTGCCGGTACAGCTCGCCGAAGACCATGGCGGTCTCGGTGGAGGCGTCCTCGGAGAGGTCGTACCGGGCGATCTCCGCCTCGCCGGCCTGGTTCACCACGCGGATGAACGCGTTGCGGACCTGGCCGAAGGACTGCTGGCGGTTCTCGGCGTCGTAGATCGAGACCGGGAAGACGATCTTCTCGATCTCGGCCGGGACGGTCGCGAGGTTGACCTTGATCTGCTCGTCGTCGCCCTCGCCCTCACCGGTGAGGTTGTCACCGGTGTGCTCGACCGAGCCGTCAGGGCTCTTGAGGTTGTTGAAGAAGACGAAATTGGCGTCGCTGCTGACTTTGCCGGACGATTCCAGCAGCAGTGCGCTGGCGTCCAGGTCGAAGTCGGTGCCGGTCGTGGTGCGGATGTCCCACCCCAGACCAACGATGACCGCGGTCAGGCCAGGGGCCTCCTTGGTCAGCGATACGTTGCCGCCCTTGCTGAGGCTGACTCCCACGAGTCCTCCCTTGATAGTCAGGGGCGGGGAGCCCCGTCGTGCGTTGGTATCGGATCAACGTGTCGATCCTAGTGACGGGTTCCCGTTCCTCGCAGGCCTTGGAACCGAAGAATCACAGGGTGTCGAGGGCGGCGACGTACTCGTTCAGGTCGCGGGCGTCCGGCAGGGCGTTGACGACCGACCAGCGGACGACGCCCTCCTTGTCGATGATGAACGTGCCGCGCACCGCGCAGCCCTTGTCCGCGTCGAACACGCCGTACGCCCGGGAGACCTCGCCGTGCGGCCAGAAGTCCGACAGCAGCGGGTACTCAAGGCCCTCCTGCTCCCCGAAGACCCGCAGCGTGTGGATCGAGTCGTTCGACACCGCCAGCAACTGCACGTCGTCGTTCACGAACTTCGGCAGGTTGTCCCGCAGCTCGCACAGCTCGCCGGTGCACACGCCGGTGAAGGCGAACGGATAGAAGAGCACCACCACGTTCTTCTCACCCCGGAAGTCCGAGAGCTTCACGGTGGCGCCGTGGTTGTCCTTGAGCTCGAAGTCGGGGGCCTTGTCGCCGACCTGGATCGCCATGATTCTCCTGCGTCCCTTCATGGACTGTTCGGGTGACCCAGCCTACGCAGGAGAAACGGTGCGCCCCTTGAGGGGCCCCGAAGGGGCACCCCTCAAGGGGCGCGGGGAACTGCGCGACAAGCCACGACGGAGCCGCAGCCGCCATCGCGCAGAACCCACCGAGCTCTCAGGCGAACGTCACTTCTTCGACTTCGCCGCCTTCGGAGTCACCAGCCGACTGCCACTCCAGTCCTTGCCGACGCTGACGCTCTTCGACGCGGACAGCCCCGCGGTCGTCGCGGCTTCGGAGATGTCGCTGGGCTCCACATAACCGTCCCGCCCGGTCTTGGGCGTCAGCAGCAGGATCGAGCCACCCTCCTCGATGTACGTGGTGGCGTCCACCAGTACATCCGTCAGGTCGCCGTCGTCGTCGCGGAACCACAGCACGACGGCATCGGCCACGTCGTCGTAGTCCTCGTCGACGAGCTCACTGCCTACGACTTCCTCGATGGACTCGCGGAGCTCCTGGTCGACATCGTCGTCGTAGCCGATCTCCTGGACCACCTGCTCGGGCTGGAACCCCAGCCTTGCGGCAGGGTTCGTCCGCTCCTCCGCGTGGTCCGCGGTCGCGCTCACGGGTTGCCTCCTGATCATGTTCGGATGGGGTTGCCCCCGGGGAAGTTCAGCCACGCGCGTGCGCGAAGCGTTGGCCGTAGTCCACACGGGCGGGACGGATCGCGCAAGTACCCAGCCTTCCAGACCGCCGAAACGGTGACGATCCGGGCCGTGTCACCGCAACTCTCTGCGCGGATTCTCAGCCTCACGTGACACACACCACACCGTTCTGCCCGGTTTGTGCATTCGGGAACCATCCGGGGGTACGAGTGTCGAATACCTTTACCACCTTTGCCGAGCATGTCACCGCCCTGGTTACCTCTCGGTAGAGGTGACGTTTTGGCCCCCGAGGTACACGATGGGGGACGGTGCAGACACCTATGGAACACCCTGAAGAGCGGCCCTCTGACAGCTAAGGAACAGCGTGGCTTCCGGATCCGATCGCAATCCGATCATCATTGGCGGCCTTCCGAGTCAGGTCCCTGACTTCGATCCCGAGGAGACCCAGGAGTGGCTCGACTCGCTCGACGCCGCGGTGGACCAGCGCGGCCGTGAGCGCGCGCGCTACCTGATGCTCCGGCTCATCGAGCGGGCCCGCGAGAAGCGCGTGGCCGTACCCGAGATGCGCAGCACGGACTACGTCAACACCATCGCGACCAGGGACGAGCCGTTCTTCCCGGGCAACGAGGAGATCGAGCGGAAGATCCTCAACGCGACCCGGTGGAACGCCGCCGTGATGGTGTCGCGCGCCCAACGGCCCGGCATCGGCGTCGGTGGCCACATCGCGACCTTCGCGTCCTCCGCCTCCCTCTACGACGTGGGCTTCAACCACTTCTTCCGGGGCAAGGAGGAGGGCGACGGCGGCGACCAGATCTTCTTCCAGGGGCACGCCTCCCCCGGCATCTACGCCCGCGCGTACATGCTGGACCGCCTCGGCGACCAGCAGTTGGACGCCTTCCGCCAGGAGAAGTCGAAGGCACCCTACGGACTGTCCAGCTACCCGCACCCGCGCCTCATGCCGGACTTCTGGGAGTTCCCGACCGTGTCCATGGGCCTCGGTCCGCTGGGCGCGATCTTCCAGGCGCGGATGAACCGGTACATGGAGGCGCGCGGGATCGCGGACACCTCCAAGTCCCACGTCTGGGCGTTCCTCGGTGACGGCGAGATGGACGAGCCGGAGTCACTCGGCCAGCTCACGATCGCCGCCCGTGAGGGCCTCGACAACCTGACCTTCGTCGTGAACTGCAACCTCCAGCGCCTCGACGGCCCGGTGCGCGGCAACGGCAAGATCATCCAGGAGCTGGAGTCGGTCTTCCGCGGCGCCGGCTGGAACGTGATCAAGCTGGTCTGGGACCGCACCTGGGACCCGCTGCTCGCCCAGGACCGCGACGGTGTGCTGGTCAACAAGATGAACACCACGCCCGACGGCCAGTACCAGACGTACGCCACCGAGACCGGCGCGTACATCCGCGACCACTTCTTCGGTGACGACCAGCGGCTGCGCGCCATGGTCGAGAACATGACCGACGACCAGATCCTGCACCTGGGCCGCGGCGGTCACGACCACCGCAAGATCTACGCGGCGTACAAGGCGGCCCACGAGCACAAGGGCCAGCCGACGGTCATCCTGGCCAAGACGGTCAAGGGCTGGACGCTGGGCCCGAACTTCGAGGGCCGCAACGCCACGCACCAGATGAAGAAGCTGACGGTCGCCGACCTCAAGGGCTTCCGCGACCGCCTCCACCTGCCCATCTCCGACAAGGAGTTGGAGTCCGGCCTGCCGCCGTACTACCACCCGGGGCGGGACTCGGAGGAGCTCCAGTACATGCACGACCGCCGCAAGGGACTCGGCGGGTACGTCCCGACGCGTGTCGTGCGCGCCAAGCCGCTGGCCCTGCCCGAGGACAAGACGTACGCGAGTGTGAAGAAGGGCTCCGGTCAGCAGTCGATCGCCACGACCATGGCGTTTGTACGACTGCTGAAGGACCTCATGCGGGACAAGGAGATCGGCAAGCGGTTCGTGCTGATCGCGCCCGACGAGTACCGCACCTTCGGCATGGACTCGTTCTTCCCGAGCGCGAAGATCTACAACCCGCTGGGCCAGCAGTACGAGGCGGTCGACCGCGATCTGCTGCTCGCCTACAAGGAGTCGCCCACGGGTCAGATGCTGCACGACGGCATCTCCGAGGCGGGCTGCACGGCCTCGCTGATCGCGGCCGGTTCGGCGTACGCGACGCACGGCGAGCCGCTCATCCCGGTCTACGTCTTCTACTCGATGTTCGGTTTCCAGCGCACCGGCGACCAGTTCTGGCAGATGTCCGACCAGCTGGCGCGCGGGTTCGTCCTCGGTGCGACCGCAGGCCGTACGACGCTGACGGGTGAGGGGCTCCAGCACGCGGACGGGCACTCGCAGTTGCTCGCCTCGACGAACCCGGGCTGTGTCGCGTACGACCCGGCGTACGGGTACGAGATCGCGCACATCGTGAAGGACGGTCTGCGCCGGATGTACGGCGAGACCGCCGACGGCAAGCCGGGCGAGGACGTCTTCTACTACCTCACCGTCTACAACGAGCCGATCCAGCACCCGGCCGAGCCGGGGGACGTGGACGTCGAGGGCATCCTCAAGGGCATCCACCGCATCAAGGCCGGCGAGTCGGGCGCCACCCCCGCGCAGATCATCGCCTCCGGTGTCGCGGTGCCGTGGGCGCTCGAGGCGCAGCGGATCCTGGCCGCCGACTGGAACGTGAAGGCGGACGTCTGGTCGGCGACCTCCTGGAACGAGCTGCGCCGCGAGGCCGTCGACGTGGAGCGGCACAACCTGCTGCACCCCGAGGAGGAGCAGCAGGTCCCGTATGTGACGCGGAAACTGAGCGGCTCCGAGGGTCCGTTCGTCGCCGTCTCCGACTGGATGCGGTCCGTGCCGGACCAGATCTCGCGGTGGGTACCGGGCACATACCAGTCGCTGGGCGCGGACGGCTTCGGCTTCGCGGACACGCGGGGGGCGGCCCGGCGCTTCTTCCACATCGACGCCCAGTCGATCGCGGTCGCGGTGCTGACCGAGCTGGCCCGCGAGGGCAAGGTCGACCGCTCACTGCTGAAGCAGGCGATCGACCGCTACCAGCTGCTCGACGTGGCGGCGGCCGATCCGGGAGCGGCGGGCGGAGACGCCTAGCATTTGATCCATGTGTCATGGGGTGGTGAACCTGCGGGTTCACCACCCCTTCACGTTTTCTACGATGCGGGGCATGAAGCAACGATCGGGCTCGGCGCAGACGCGCTGGGAACAGCACACACAGCGGCCCTTGTTCGGCCTGGCCGCGGTGTTCGCCGTGGCGTACGCGGTGCCGATCGTCCGGCCGGACGCGAGCGCCGAGGTGAGGTGGTGGTGCGACGCCGCCGAGTGGGGGGTGTGGGGCGCGTTCGCGCTCGACTACGTCATCCGGCTCCTCCTCGCCGAGCGGCGCTGGGAGTTCGTACGGTCGCGGTGGCTGGACCTGGCGGCGGTGGTGCTGCCGATGATCCAGCCGCTGCGGCTGCTGCGGCTGGTGGCGACGTTGCTGCTGGTCGGGCAGCGGGCGCGGATGGCGTCGCAGATAAGGCTCACGACGTATGTCGGCGGTTCGGTGATCGGGCTGTTGATGTTCGGGTCGCTGGCGGTGCTGTCCGTGGAGCGGGACGCTCCCGGGGGGAACATCAACACGTTGGACGACGCGGTGTGGTGGTCGTTCACGACGATGACGACGGTGGGGTACGGGGACCATGCGCCGACCACCGGGCTGGGGCGGGTGCTGGCCGTTGGGCTGAT from Streptomyces sp. DSM 40750 includes these protein-coding regions:
- a CDS encoding DUF3052 domain-containing protein produces the protein MSATADHAEERTNPAARLGFQPEQVVQEIGYDDDVDQELRESIEEVVGSELVDEDYDDVADAVVLWFRDDDGDLTDVLVDATTYIEEGGSILLLTPKTGRDGYVEPSDISEAATTAGLSASKSVSVGKDWSGSRLVTPKAAKSKK
- a CDS encoding calcium homeostasis/redox stress adaptation protein, which gives rise to MGVSLSKGGNVSLTKEAPGLTAVIVGLGWDIRTTTGTDFDLDASALLLESSGKVSSDANFVFFNNLKSPDGSVEHTGDNLTGEGEGDDEQIKVNLATVPAEIEKIVFPVSIYDAENRQQSFGQVRNAFIRVVNQAGEAEIARYDLSEDASTETAMVFGELYRHGAEWKFRAIGQGYASGLRGIAQDFGVNV
- a CDS encoding potassium channel family protein; translation: MKQRSGSAQTRWEQHTQRPLFGLAAVFAVAYAVPIVRPDASAEVRWWCDAAEWGVWGAFALDYVIRLLLAERRWEFVRSRWLDLAAVVLPMIQPLRLLRLVATLLLVGQRARMASQIRLTTYVGGSVIGLLMFGSLAVLSVERDAPGGNINTLDDAVWWSFTTMTTVGYGDHAPTTGLGRVLAVGLMLSGIALLGVVTANIAAWFIARFEKDDAEERRQTAAITALAEEVRLLRAEVASLRASGAVPEQRR
- a CDS encoding TerD family protein, yielding MGVTLAKGGNVSLSKAAPNLTQVMIGLGWDVRTTTGAPFDLDASALLCQSGRVLGDEWFVFYNNLKSPDGSVEHTGDNLTGEGDGDDESLIVDLSKVPATVDKIVFPVSIHDAENRGQAFGQVSNAFIRVVNQADGQELARYDLSEDASTETAMIFGEVYRYGGEWKFRAVGQGYASGLRGIALDFGVNVS
- a CDS encoding DUF475 domain-containing protein — protein: MVLKTFGWSFAVTALGLVAAVLYGGWAAFGVVAILSVLEISLSFDNAVVNAGILKKMNAFWQKIFLTIGILIAVFGMRLVFPVVIVAISAKLGPLEAVDLALTDKDLYQQYVTDAHPSIAAFGGMFLLMIFLDFIFEDRDIKWLGWLERPLSKLGKIDMLSACIAMIVLLITSMTFATNAHQHGGAHVDKAQTVLVSGLAGLITYLVVGGLSGFFEGKLEEEEEREHEEEEAAERTGKPRSAVALAGKAAFFMFLYLEVLDASFSFDGVIGAFAITNDIVLMALGLGIGAMYVRSLTVYLVRQGTLDDYVYLEHGAHYAIGALAAILLVTIQYEINEFITGSIGVILIGWSFWSSVRRNKALAAAEGKADASKEEVSSGV
- a CDS encoding peroxiredoxin, which gives rise to MAIQVGDKAPDFELKDNHGATVKLSDFRGEKNVVVLFYPFAFTGVCTGELCELRDNLPKFVNDDVQLLAVSNDSIHTLRVFGEQEGLEYPLLSDFWPHGEVSRAYGVFDADKGCAVRGTFIIDKEGVVRWSVVNALPDARDLNEYVAALDTL
- a CDS encoding TerD family protein; amino-acid sequence: MSFLDNLWRGRPSEFDAGNAATNAIELTKRHQKVSLSKQNAAAGHLRVNLSWRMRTSDIGGMKRQSVLRHPFKALRPEEVQAHSQSMVNVDLDLGCLYELADGTKGVVQPLGGFLGDINEPPYMRLSGDDRFGSGSGETMYINLDHRDNFKRMLVFVYIYDQTPAFDRTHAIVTLYPSNGPRIEIGLDERHPQARSCAVVMIENVKGEIVVRREVKFVYGFQAELDRLYGWGLQWGRGYKTKAER
- the aceE gene encoding pyruvate dehydrogenase (acetyl-transferring), homodimeric type, which gives rise to MASGSDRNPIIIGGLPSQVPDFDPEETQEWLDSLDAAVDQRGRERARYLMLRLIERAREKRVAVPEMRSTDYVNTIATRDEPFFPGNEEIERKILNATRWNAAVMVSRAQRPGIGVGGHIATFASSASLYDVGFNHFFRGKEEGDGGDQIFFQGHASPGIYARAYMLDRLGDQQLDAFRQEKSKAPYGLSSYPHPRLMPDFWEFPTVSMGLGPLGAIFQARMNRYMEARGIADTSKSHVWAFLGDGEMDEPESLGQLTIAAREGLDNLTFVVNCNLQRLDGPVRGNGKIIQELESVFRGAGWNVIKLVWDRTWDPLLAQDRDGVLVNKMNTTPDGQYQTYATETGAYIRDHFFGDDQRLRAMVENMTDDQILHLGRGGHDHRKIYAAYKAAHEHKGQPTVILAKTVKGWTLGPNFEGRNATHQMKKLTVADLKGFRDRLHLPISDKELESGLPPYYHPGRDSEELQYMHDRRKGLGGYVPTRVVRAKPLALPEDKTYASVKKGSGQQSIATTMAFVRLLKDLMRDKEIGKRFVLIAPDEYRTFGMDSFFPSAKIYNPLGQQYEAVDRDLLLAYKESPTGQMLHDGISEAGCTASLIAAGSAYATHGEPLIPVYVFYSMFGFQRTGDQFWQMSDQLARGFVLGATAGRTTLTGEGLQHADGHSQLLASTNPGCVAYDPAYGYEIAHIVKDGLRRMYGETADGKPGEDVFYYLTVYNEPIQHPAEPGDVDVEGILKGIHRIKAGESGATPAQIIASGVAVPWALEAQRILAADWNVKADVWSATSWNELRREAVDVERHNLLHPEEEQQVPYVTRKLSGSEGPFVAVSDWMRSVPDQISRWVPGTYQSLGADGFGFADTRGAARRFFHIDAQSIAVAVLTELAREGKVDRSLLKQAIDRYQLLDVAAADPGAAGGDA